From the Xenorhabdus ishibashii genome, one window contains:
- the tssA gene encoding type VI secretion system protein TssA, with amino-acid sequence MDIRTQFDWFGSLLAPLPDEQIGKALGENEPAWEYIDSEMIKFGSLSHGLLDVEEIQRQALQLLGENSKDFRLMVHLLRTLQHAGNAAELILAMELLAGYVKNYWEKAWPTKPQLKRRLAQQVLKRFDSAQSSFIEHASKNERDDAQGALAHLAQCWHANEPDLAKEIDQLRIRYNRQPEAAPVETKPVSVATPVSSPAESVGQAPQVATMPEVDVNSSSEKAWKQTLMTVADLLCERYPELPVGYSLRRHAVWHTITTAPMASATGKTPLAPTSADRTADYLAKLPMADNKLLQQIEQSLTLAPYWLDGHAIAAQAALQLGYGDVAQTIRDELNAFLERLPVLKTLSFSDMSSFISPETLDWLAPEPVATGTGSISADQEVIWQCFQQQGLEAALKMLEEHQQQLTEPRDQFYGQLLNAQLLEEAGMTALAQQHYRNLLHTGQHMQLTQWEPSLLASLAEKLPSPLKDTASNRSVNP; translated from the coding sequence ATGGATATCAGAACACAATTCGATTGGTTTGGCTCCCTGCTAGCCCCCCTGCCCGACGAACAGATTGGCAAGGCACTGGGAGAAAACGAACCTGCATGGGAATACATTGACAGCGAAATGATCAAGTTTGGTTCACTGTCACATGGCTTGCTGGATGTTGAAGAGATCCAGCGTCAGGCATTGCAATTGTTGGGGGAAAACAGCAAAGACTTCCGGCTGATGGTTCATCTGCTGCGTACCCTGCAACATGCCGGAAACGCGGCTGAACTGATCCTCGCCATGGAGCTGCTGGCTGGGTATGTCAAAAACTACTGGGAAAAAGCCTGGCCAACCAAGCCACAGTTAAAACGCCGGCTGGCGCAGCAAGTACTCAAGCGTTTTGATTCCGCCCAAAGCAGCTTTATTGAACATGCAAGCAAAAATGAGCGGGATGATGCACAAGGGGCGTTGGCACATCTCGCCCAATGCTGGCATGCCAATGAACCCGATCTTGCCAAAGAAATTGACCAACTGCGCATTCGTTACAACCGTCAGCCAGAAGCCGCACCTGTGGAGACAAAACCCGTTTCTGTTGCAACGCCGGTTTCATCTCCCGCTGAATCTGTGGGGCAGGCGCCACAAGTGGCAACGATGCCAGAAGTAGACGTTAACAGTTCGAGCGAAAAAGCGTGGAAACAGACTTTAATGACGGTTGCCGATCTGCTGTGTGAACGGTATCCCGAATTGCCGGTTGGTTATTCCCTGCGCCGCCATGCGGTATGGCACACCATCACCACCGCACCGATGGCGAGTGCGACCGGCAAGACCCCATTGGCACCAACTTCCGCCGATCGTACTGCTGATTATTTGGCGAAATTACCGATGGCGGACAACAAATTGCTCCAGCAAATCGAGCAAAGTCTGACGCTTGCCCCTTACTGGCTGGATGGCCATGCCATTGCTGCACAAGCCGCATTGCAATTGGGGTATGGAGATGTCGCCCAGACCATTCGTGATGAACTTAATGCCTTTCTGGAACGGTTGCCCGTGCTGAAAACCTTAAGTTTTTCTGACATGAGTTCGTTTATCTCCCCTGAAACCCTCGACTGGCTTGCGCCTGAACCTGTGGCAACGGGCACGGGTTCCATTTCTGCTGATCAGGAAGTTATCTGGCAATGTTTCCAGCAACAGGGATTGGAAGCAGCCCTAAAAATGTTGGAAGAACACCAGCAACAGTTAACGGAGCCACGGGATCAATTTTATGGTCAATTGCTCAATGCCCAATTGCTTGAAGAAGCTGGCATGACAGCGCTGGCTCAACAGCATTACCGGAATTTGTTACACACGGGACAACACATGCAACTTACTCAATGGGAACCCAGCCTGCTGGCTTCATTAGCTGAAAAACTCCCTTCTCCTCTCAAGGATACGGCTTCAAACAGGAGTGTTAACCCATGA
- a CDS encoding Fis family transcriptional regulator, with the protein MKQRLKSALALLDNDTVEQLVDHFLQVSLSSRFDALLVFLLNINENRLECYNLPEPQQTSSRRLQVDINDVNNPLIQVLRKGAPTVWDSLNHGARIDDPHFRTFIAELPHNCGLYGIPLFDCNGQACGVIAIFAENVHPFTNNENMFGIYCHVMQHRLKKLQELEQLRGQLRQIRQVFQVQRQKEKQLDELLASLSASKKPAAVSSISVDYSYIDNLPKAIEEFESAVLIQRQRQFGNDTRLIAQSLGIPQRSLVYKLAKYGCRL; encoded by the coding sequence ATGAAACAGCGGCTGAAGAGCGCACTAGCGTTATTGGATAATGACACTGTAGAACAACTGGTTGACCATTTTTTGCAGGTCAGCCTTAGCTCGCGTTTTGATGCCCTGTTGGTTTTTCTGCTGAACATCAACGAAAACAGGTTGGAATGCTACAACTTACCGGAACCTCAACAAACCAGTTCGCGCCGGTTGCAAGTGGACATTAATGACGTCAATAACCCGTTGATACAGGTATTACGTAAGGGAGCCCCAACTGTTTGGGATTCCCTTAATCACGGGGCACGCATTGACGATCCACATTTCCGCACATTTATTGCGGAACTGCCGCATAACTGTGGGTTGTACGGCATTCCCCTGTTTGACTGCAATGGACAGGCTTGTGGTGTGATCGCTATCTTTGCCGAAAATGTCCACCCTTTCACCAACAATGAAAACATGTTCGGTATCTATTGCCATGTCATGCAGCACCGCCTGAAGAAATTGCAGGAACTCGAACAACTGCGCGGACAGTTACGCCAAATCCGTCAGGTATTTCAGGTTCAACGCCAAAAAGAAAAACAATTGGATGAATTGCTTGCTTCCCTGAGTGCATCGAAAAAACCAGCGGCGGTCAGCAGTATCTCCGTAGATTACAGTTATATCGATAATCTGCCAAAGGCCATAGAAGAATTTGAAAGTGCCGTGTTGATTCAACGTCAGCGTCAGTTTGGTAACGACACCAGATTGATTGCACAAAGTCTGGGCATTCCCCAGCGGTCGTTGGTTTACAAACTGGCTAAGTACGGGTGTAGATTATGA
- the vasI gene encoding type VI secretion system-associated protein VasI, translated as MNIVLIISSLLASLTGNLKLAEVAEPKEVVAVKEEQNLDELHKCRFEPSPLIRLACYDRALNNLKFKTVHIPIENMGPLWRQAMEQEMKRTDYSTSFIVTQGENGAAPIILTTPAIGVPPPRPVLMLSCIDSITRLQVALPKPVESGVVTVATDRTEYRTEWFVREQGYLWESSRGLPGIEEIKRLMDNDRMSITGSNGNQITFNISQLEQAAKPLRAACRW; from the coding sequence ATGAATATTGTTTTAATTATCAGTTCATTACTCGCTTCATTGACAGGGAACCTCAAGCTTGCAGAAGTGGCAGAACCAAAGGAAGTGGTTGCGGTAAAGGAAGAGCAAAATTTAGATGAACTGCATAAATGCCGTTTTGAGCCGTCTCCTCTTATTCGGCTGGCATGTTATGACAGAGCGTTGAATAACCTCAAATTTAAAACTGTGCATATCCCCATCGAAAATATGGGGCCTTTATGGCGACAAGCGATGGAACAGGAGATGAAACGCACTGATTACTCTACCAGTTTCATTGTGACGCAGGGAGAGAACGGTGCGGCACCGATTATCTTGACCACGCCCGCGATTGGAGTACCACCTCCACGTCCCGTGTTAATGCTGAGTTGCATTGACAGTATCACCCGCTTGCAGGTGGCACTGCCCAAACCCGTGGAGTCAGGGGTTGTCACTGTGGCAACAGACAGAACCGAGTACCGTACAGAATGGTTCGTGCGGGAGCAGGGTTATTTGTGGGAATCCAGCCGTGGCTTACCGGGCATTGAGGAAATCAAACGCCTGATGGACAACGATCGGATGAGCATTACGGGCAGTAATGGTAACCAGATAACCTTTAACATTTCTCAGTTGGAGCAGGCAGCGAAGCCATTACGTGCTGCTTGCCGTTGGTAA
- the tssK gene encoding type VI secretion system baseplate subunit TssK, translating to MPGKNRVIWHEGLFIKPQHFQQQQKHIDYLAHSLVSVLTPYAHGFSSLSINDDLLKLGRIGITEASGIMPDGTVFSAPSQDLLPKPLDIENVNDLKSKDIYLALPMSSDTIREIADRDAEIKSAVRYREFPSDVRDLHTKGGDSFALNLAQLTPVLMQGSEDMSAYTTIPLCRIKEKQKDGNIVLDNEFVPTCLSIFVADKLKRFMVEIDGLLTERSRTLAKRIGSPGQQGVADVAEFMMLQLLNRVQPLFNHYAKQTVLHPLHLYTELLQTCGELRTFTDASRLPGNILAYDHNNLTDTFQDVMHAIRDALNVVLTPRATSIALKQNEGGIRVATLHDNDLLRKSEFVLAISASTPQEQLRRQFVQQTKVTSMEKIRDLVSVQLPGVPLIALSAAPRQLPYHSGYTYFRLDQKSPAWKEILQGNSIAFHVSGDFPDLDMQLWAIRGGKE from the coding sequence ATGCCAGGTAAAAATCGGGTGATTTGGCACGAAGGATTATTCATCAAACCACAACATTTTCAGCAACAACAAAAACATATTGATTATCTGGCACATAGCCTTGTTTCAGTATTAACACCTTATGCTCACGGTTTCAGCTCCCTGAGCATCAATGATGATTTGCTCAAACTGGGACGTATCGGAATTACCGAAGCCAGCGGCATTATGCCTGATGGCACCGTCTTTTCTGCGCCTAGCCAGGATTTACTGCCAAAACCGTTGGATATCGAAAATGTCAATGATCTGAAAAGCAAAGATATTTATCTGGCGTTGCCAATGTCCAGCGATACTATTCGGGAAATTGCTGATCGGGATGCAGAAATAAAAAGTGCGGTGCGTTATCGTGAATTTCCCTCTGACGTCCGTGATCTCCATACCAAAGGCGGTGATTCCTTTGCCCTTAACCTGGCCCAATTGACGCCAGTTCTGATGCAAGGCTCCGAGGACATGAGTGCTTACACCACGATTCCACTATGCCGCATCAAAGAAAAACAAAAAGATGGCAACATTGTTCTGGATAACGAATTTGTCCCGACTTGTTTGTCTATCTTCGTCGCTGACAAACTTAAGCGTTTCATGGTGGAAATTGATGGCCTGCTGACAGAGCGTTCAAGAACACTGGCGAAACGCATTGGTTCTCCAGGTCAGCAAGGGGTGGCGGATGTAGCAGAATTCATGATGCTGCAATTACTCAACCGCGTTCAGCCGTTATTCAACCATTATGCAAAACAAACCGTTTTGCACCCACTGCATTTATATACCGAGCTACTCCAGACTTGCGGTGAGTTGAGAACATTCACCGATGCAAGCCGTCTGCCAGGAAATATATTGGCGTATGACCACAATAACCTGACAGATACCTTCCAGGATGTGATGCACGCAATTCGTGATGCGTTAAACGTGGTTCTGACCCCACGTGCAACTTCGATTGCGCTGAAACAGAACGAAGGGGGTATTCGTGTGGCAACGCTTCACGACAACGATTTGTTGCGCAAATCCGAATTCGTACTGGCAATCAGTGCCAGCACACCGCAGGAACAGTTGCGTCGCCAGTTCGTCCAGCAAACCAAAGTTACATCGATGGAGAAAATCCGCGATCTGGTCAGCGTTCAGTTGCCGGGCGTGCCATTGATTGCCTTGTCTGCTGCGCCTCGTCAGTTGCCGTATCACTCTGGATATACCTACTTCCGTCTGGATCAGAAAAGTCCGGCGTGGAAAGAGATCCTGCAAGGAAATTCCATCGCGTTCCACGTATCAGGGGATTTCCCTGACTTAGATATGCAGCTCTGGGCTATCAGGGGCGGTAAGGAATAA
- the icmH gene encoding type IVB secretion system protein IcmH/DotU, protein MSDINVDSPSLEKSETLKTFQRQYQLPLRGESLNPMIDAATPLLGMVLRLQDMTDQALPDKLYQQVVTDIRAIEQYLQTKGYEPGAIVSFRYVLCTFIDETALGHGWNSQNGWLKQSLLVHFHNETWGGEKVFVLLERLMGEAQRYQHLLEFIYLCLCLGYRGRYKVSTQKSDDFERLFRRLQQQLHSLRGDAPPTTLYVNVNESNARYRLSRRWTIKHLFVISVGLLVAIYSFYAIRLGDQTQDILKQLSNLLR, encoded by the coding sequence ATGAGTGATATCAATGTTGACAGTCCGTCACTGGAAAAGTCTGAAACGCTGAAAACGTTTCAGCGCCAGTATCAGCTACCGTTGCGTGGTGAAAGCCTCAACCCAATGATCGATGCCGCCACCCCTTTGCTGGGGATGGTCTTGCGTTTGCAGGATATGACTGATCAGGCACTTCCAGACAAGCTTTACCAACAGGTTGTTACTGACATTCGAGCCATTGAGCAGTATCTGCAAACCAAGGGTTATGAACCCGGCGCGATTGTTTCATTCCGTTACGTACTGTGCACCTTCATTGATGAAACTGCGTTGGGGCACGGCTGGAATAGCCAAAATGGCTGGTTGAAGCAATCACTGTTGGTGCACTTCCACAATGAAACTTGGGGAGGAGAAAAGGTCTTTGTATTGCTTGAGCGTTTGATGGGAGAGGCTCAGCGCTACCAGCATTTGCTGGAATTCATTTACCTTTGCCTCTGCCTGGGGTATCGCGGGCGCTACAAAGTGAGTACCCAGAAAAGCGATGACTTCGAGCGCCTGTTCCGTCGTTTGCAACAACAGCTTCACTCACTGCGTGGGGATGCTCCGCCAACCACGCTGTATGTCAACGTCAACGAGAGTAATGCGCGTTATCGCCTGAGCAGACGATGGACTATCAAGCACCTGTTTGTGATTAGCGTGGGCTTGCTGGTGGCTATTTATAGCTTTTATGCCATTCGCCTCGGTGATCAAACCCAAGACATATTAAAGCAGCTAAGTAACTTATTGAGATAG
- the tssH gene encoding type VI secretion system ATPase TssH, whose amino-acid sequence MIQIDLPTLVNRLNPMTRHALEAAAASCVSQQQPEITVAQLLLQMLDTPLSDVRLILSKADIDKDLLKEQLDQVMTHHQSLVQAYPNFSPMLVEWLQDSWLLASTEMQHSELRSGVMLIALLFSPLRYLAPQTARLLAGINRELVRQNFAEWTNGSAEQPFADNSNKDGQGVHPANSDNLLARFTQNMTEQARQGKLDPVLCRDNEIDLMIDILCRRRKNNPIVVGEAGVGKSALIEGLALRIIDDRVPEKLRNSELMTLDLGALQAGAAVKGEFEKRFKGIMAEISQSSKPIILFIDEAHTLIGAGNQAGGLDISNLLKPALARGELKTIAATTWSEYKKYFEKDAALSRRFQLVKVSEPTADEATVIMRGLRAIYEQAHGVLIDDEALKASAVLSDRYLSGRQLPDKAIDVLDTACARVAINLTSPPRQISSLTTELHQMQMEIDVLEREQRMGLNIHVERLAELQNQQQEVQQQLTELENRWQQQQELVKQIIELRSQLLADDIAENADKHQATGQDETAEEAEVAEVAEVIEEADDELSLIEKLANLNTQLAELQQQQTLVSPHVDKTQIAAVIAEWTGVPLNRLSQSELSIVTELPTHLGQSIKGQKIAIQCLHKHLLTARADLRRPGRPLGAFLLVGPSGVGKTETVLQIAELMFGGRQYLTTINMSEFQEKHTVSRLIGSPPGYVGYGEGGVLTEAIRQKPYSVVLLDEVEKAHPDVLNLFYQAFDKGELADGEGRIIDCKNVVFFLTSNLGYQTIVDNAEQPAQINDLLYPELAAFFKPALLARMEVIPYLPLGHETLKTIIQGKLARLDTLLTQRFNAEVTISDEVSEEILQRATRAENGARMLESIIDGALLPPVSLLLLQKMAVGTPIKAIRLTVIEHEFHAEVEEAA is encoded by the coding sequence ATGATCCAGATTGATCTGCCTACCCTTGTGAATCGTTTAAACCCGATGACCCGCCACGCACTGGAAGCTGCTGCGGCATCTTGCGTCAGCCAGCAACAACCTGAAATTACGGTTGCGCAACTACTGTTGCAAATGCTCGATACGCCACTCAGTGATGTGCGACTCATCCTAAGTAAAGCAGATATCGATAAAGATCTGCTGAAAGAACAGCTCGATCAGGTAATGACGCACCATCAATCGCTTGTACAGGCCTACCCCAATTTTTCCCCAATGCTGGTGGAATGGTTGCAGGATAGCTGGCTGTTGGCGTCTACTGAGATGCAACATTCCGAACTACGCAGTGGCGTTATGCTGATTGCGTTGCTATTCAGCCCGTTGCGTTATTTGGCACCACAAACTGCGCGTTTGCTGGCTGGTATCAACCGCGAATTAGTGCGCCAAAATTTTGCTGAATGGACGAATGGCTCGGCTGAACAGCCTTTTGCGGATAACAGTAATAAAGATGGGCAGGGCGTACATCCGGCAAACAGCGACAATTTGCTGGCTCGCTTTACCCAAAACATGACCGAACAGGCACGTCAGGGCAAGCTTGATCCGGTTTTGTGCCGCGATAATGAAATCGATCTGATGATCGACATTCTTTGCCGTCGCCGCAAAAACAACCCCATCGTCGTGGGTGAGGCGGGTGTTGGTAAAAGCGCCCTGATTGAAGGTTTGGCATTGCGCATTATTGACGATCGCGTACCGGAAAAATTGCGCAATAGTGAACTGATGACACTGGATCTGGGAGCATTGCAGGCAGGGGCAGCAGTTAAAGGTGAATTTGAAAAACGTTTCAAAGGCATCATGGCTGAAATTAGCCAATCTTCAAAACCCATCATCCTGTTTATTGATGAAGCCCATACCCTGATCGGTGCGGGTAACCAGGCGGGGGGATTGGATATCTCCAATTTGCTGAAACCCGCTCTGGCTCGTGGTGAACTGAAAACCATCGCCGCCACCACATGGAGTGAATACAAGAAATATTTTGAAAAAGACGCCGCGCTGTCCCGTCGTTTCCAACTGGTGAAAGTCTCTGAACCGACCGCAGATGAAGCGACCGTTATTATGCGCGGTTTGCGTGCTATCTACGAACAGGCGCATGGTGTGCTGATTGATGATGAAGCACTGAAAGCCTCTGCGGTATTGAGTGATCGCTATCTTTCCGGCCGCCAACTGCCAGACAAAGCCATTGATGTGCTGGATACTGCCTGTGCCCGTGTTGCCATTAACCTGACTTCACCACCGCGCCAAATCTCCTCGTTAACCACCGAATTGCACCAGATGCAAATGGAAATCGACGTGTTGGAGAGGGAGCAACGCATGGGGCTGAATATCCATGTCGAGCGATTGGCGGAGTTACAAAACCAGCAACAAGAAGTTCAACAACAACTTACTGAGCTGGAAAATCGCTGGCAACAGCAGCAAGAATTGGTGAAGCAAATTATCGAACTGCGCAGCCAATTATTGGCTGACGATATTGCCGAAAATGCGGACAAACATCAAGCGACCGGACAAGATGAAACCGCAGAAGAAGCAGAGGTAGCAGAGGTAGCAGAGGTAATAGAAGAAGCTGACGACGAACTATCCTTGATCGAAAAACTGGCGAATCTCAATACCCAGTTGGCAGAACTACAACAGCAGCAAACGCTGGTTTCCCCACATGTGGATAAGACGCAGATTGCCGCAGTGATTGCCGAGTGGACGGGGGTACCATTGAACCGTTTATCACAAAGTGAACTGTCCATCGTCACTGAATTACCTACTCACTTGGGACAAAGCATCAAGGGGCAGAAAATTGCGATCCAGTGCTTGCACAAACATTTACTGACAGCTCGTGCGGATTTGCGCCGTCCGGGGCGTCCTCTTGGGGCATTCCTGTTAGTAGGACCAAGTGGTGTCGGTAAGACAGAAACCGTTCTGCAAATTGCGGAACTGATGTTTGGTGGCCGTCAATACCTGACCACCATCAATATGTCCGAGTTTCAGGAAAAACATACGGTTTCCCGTCTGATCGGTTCACCTCCAGGTTACGTGGGATACGGCGAGGGGGGTGTACTGACCGAAGCTATTCGTCAAAAACCGTATTCAGTTGTCTTGTTGGATGAAGTGGAAAAAGCTCATCCTGACGTATTGAACCTGTTCTATCAGGCTTTCGATAAAGGGGAACTGGCGGATGGGGAAGGGCGCATCATCGACTGTAAAAACGTCGTATTCTTCCTGACGTCAAATCTGGGTTATCAAACCATCGTAGACAATGCTGAGCAGCCAGCACAGATCAACGACCTGCTTTACCCTGAATTGGCAGCATTCTTCAAACCAGCTCTGTTAGCGCGTATGGAGGTGATCCCTTACCTGCCGTTGGGGCATGAAACGCTGAAAACCATTATTCAGGGCAAACTGGCTCGGCTGGATACCCTGCTGACTCAACGTTTCAACGCAGAAGTCACTATTAGTGATGAGGTATCCGAAGAGATCCTGCAACGTGCTACCCGCGCGGAAAATGGTGCTCGCATGTTGGAGTCCATCATTGATGGCGCACTGCTACCGCCAGTGTCATTACTGTTATTGCAGAAAATGGCCGTGGGTACACCAATCAAGGCCATTCGCTTAACCGTGATTGAACATGAATTCCACGCAGAGGTTGAGGAGGCGGCATAA